A region of Polyangiaceae bacterium DNA encodes the following proteins:
- a CDS encoding SDR family oxidoreductase: MHHPRILCITGATRGLGFALVERALALGDSVIGTFRDETRAKDLFNLARQNERNLHVVQLDVADEYSCATLVKRLPSSIDHIDVLVNNAGINSTSRDIADPRTAYDLGSITTAALDRMMHTNAFGPIFVTRALLPFLARSFQKTNENNRSMTGLTHHIPIVVNLSSRRGSLEEKTTGGNYGYCISKAALNMATRALAADLEPMGIVVVAVHPGAVRTSMAQPDARTSPAEAASRLIELIDRLTPANHGFFLESDGTRRPW; the protein is encoded by the coding sequence GTGCATCATCCTCGCATCCTATGCATCACGGGCGCCACCCGCGGCCTTGGGTTTGCCCTCGTAGAACGGGCTCTCGCTCTTGGCGACAGCGTAATCGGCACCTTCCGCGACGAAACTCGCGCGAAAGACCTTTTCAACCTTGCTCGACAAAATGAACGAAACCTGCACGTCGTGCAGCTCGACGTTGCAGATGAATACTCGTGCGCCACTTTGGTCAAGCGCCTGCCTTCCTCGATCGACCACATCGACGTTCTCGTCAACAATGCCGGTATCAATTCCACGAGCCGCGACATCGCCGATCCTCGTACGGCATACGACCTCGGGAGCATTACGACCGCAGCCCTCGATCGCATGATGCACACCAATGCGTTCGGCCCCATATTCGTTACACGCGCGCTCTTGCCATTTCTTGCGCGTAGTTTTCAAAAAACAAACGAAAACAATCGATCCATGACCGGACTCACGCACCATATACCGATTGTCGTCAATCTTTCTTCGCGCCGAGGTTCCCTCGAAGAAAAAACGACGGGCGGCAATTATGGATATTGCATCTCCAAAGCCGCACTCAATATGGCAACCCGAGCTCTTGCAGCGGATCTCGAGCCCATGGGCATCGTGGTCGTCGCCGTCCATCCGGGCGCCGTGCGTACTTCGATGGCACAGCCCGACGCTCGCACATCACCAGCCGAAGCGGCGAGCCGGCTGATTGAATTGATCGATCGTCTGACCCCAGCCAATCATGGTTTTTTCCTCGAATCAGATGGAACGCGGAGGCCCTGGTGA
- a CDS encoding pyridoxal-phosphate dependent enzyme: protein MTRNILDEIGQTPIVPLQQIGRGLPVPIYVKCEHLNPGGSVKDRIALAIVEDAEKRGTLKPGMTIIEATAGNTGMGLALVAAARGYKLVCVMPKKDERRQAARIGARGGAGAGDAERGAESSAQFSTGCGAIGKRRGLVFGRSIQESGQCTHS, encoded by the coding sequence ATGACACGGAACATACTCGACGAAATTGGCCAGACGCCGATCGTGCCGCTGCAACAAATTGGCCGAGGGTTGCCGGTTCCGATTTATGTCAAGTGCGAGCATTTGAATCCTGGTGGCAGTGTCAAGGATCGAATTGCATTGGCCATCGTCGAGGATGCGGAGAAGCGGGGCACGTTGAAGCCTGGGATGACGATCATCGAGGCGACGGCGGGCAATACGGGCATGGGTTTGGCGCTCGTGGCGGCGGCACGTGGGTACAAATTGGTTTGCGTGATGCCGAAAAAAGATGAGCGTCGACAAGCGGCACGCATTGGCGCGCGTGGGGGCGCGGGTGCTGGTGACGCCGAACGTGGGGCCGAATCATCCGCGCAATTTTCGACGGGTTGCGGAGCGATTGGCAAAAGAAGAGGGTTGGTTTTTGGCCGATCAATTCAAGAATCCGGCCAATGTACGCATTCATGA
- a CDS encoding pyridoxal-phosphate dependent enzyme, with amino-acid sequence MAKEEGWFLADQFKNPANVRIHEETTGPEIVVSLGRKIGAFVAGAGTGGTITGVGRYLKRVAKGVKIVLADPVGSGLAQWVETGEMGPDAAYKVEGIGGSAPLDLVDRSVIDATMTISDEDSFLMTRRLIRDEGLFVGGSAGTAVCAAVRVAASGEVTKPVVAVLPDSWDRYFSREWLR; translated from the coding sequence TTGGCAAAAGAAGAGGGTTGGTTTTTGGCCGATCAATTCAAGAATCCGGCCAATGTACGCATTCATGAAGAAACGACGGGCCCGGAGATCGTGGTTTCCCTGGGACGCAAGATTGGGGCATTCGTGGCGGGAGCGGGGACGGGCGGGACGATCACGGGGGTGGGTCGGTATTTGAAACGCGTGGCCAAAGGGGTGAAGATCGTACTCGCCGATCCGGTGGGATCGGGGCTTGCGCAATGGGTGGAAACGGGGGAAATGGGACCGGATGCGGCGTACAAGGTGGAGGGGATTGGTGGAAGTGCGCCGCTCGATTTGGTGGACCGTTCCGTGATTGATGCGACGATGACGATCAGCGACGAGGACAGCTTTTTGATGACGCGGCGGCTGATTCGCGACGAGGGGCTGTTCGTAGGCGGGTCGGCGGGGACGGCGGTATGTGCGGCGGTGCGGGTGGCGGCATCGGGCGAGGTGACCAAGCCTGTGGTCGCGGTATTGCCGGATAGCTGGGATCGGTATTTTTCGCGGGAGTGGTTGAGGTAG
- a CDS encoding protocatechuate 3,4-dioxygenase: protein MLRLVSGLGAAALLVNCGDNTNTNATAGSGGAGGSGSGGAGAGGEGGAGGSSSGGWASGGTSVLEGKDYGNPFESGIGPTCNVYKSSTEGPCHATSDKLFRKDVSEGYPGLPTRLEFLIVDVNCNPVPGATLEIWHCDTHGLYSGDIDGNNDAFCTGGDAEAAGAYWYRGIQTAGADGRVTFDTNFPGWYGGRANHIHFKVSVGNSQYLTSQVFFAEELNQEIYNSQPNYEPTSKMGYQPIASDKVIQEAGLSLDEVVMQTEKQSDGALLAWKAITINA, encoded by the coding sequence ATGCTCCGATTGGTGAGTGGACTCGGAGCAGCAGCTTTGCTCGTCAACTGCGGCGACAACACGAACACCAACGCCACCGCGGGGAGCGGAGGGGCTGGCGGCAGTGGTAGCGGCGGTGCAGGCGCCGGGGGCGAAGGCGGTGCGGGTGGGTCGTCGTCCGGCGGGTGGGCATCCGGCGGCACGTCGGTGCTCGAAGGCAAGGATTACGGCAATCCATTCGAATCGGGCATCGGCCCAACGTGCAACGTGTACAAGTCCTCGACAGAAGGGCCCTGCCACGCGACAAGCGACAAACTCTTCCGCAAAGACGTGAGCGAAGGATACCCCGGCCTTCCAACTCGACTCGAATTCCTGATCGTCGACGTCAATTGCAACCCCGTACCAGGCGCCACGCTCGAAATCTGGCATTGCGATACTCACGGCCTTTATTCAGGCGACATCGACGGAAACAACGACGCATTTTGCACAGGCGGCGACGCCGAAGCCGCAGGAGCGTATTGGTACCGCGGCATCCAGACGGCCGGCGCCGACGGCCGCGTGACGTTCGACACGAACTTCCCGGGCTGGTACGGAGGAAGGGCAAACCATATCCACTTCAAAGTCTCGGTCGGAAACTCCCAATACCTCACGTCACAGGTGTTTTTCGCCGAAGAACTGAACCAAGAGATTTACAACTCGCAACCGAACTACGAACCGACGAGCAAAATGGGATATCAACCGATTGCCAGCGACAAGGTGATCCAAGAGGCTGGCCTTTCCCTGGACGAAGTCGTCATGCAAACCGAAAAGCAAAGCGACGGCGCGCTACTGGCGTGGAAAGCCATCACCATCAACGCTTGA
- a CDS encoding ATP-binding protein: protein MSRTTPCDTIGPEVMWRLCWRRGGGFSLRVIDDGPGIAPEVLSRLVERGYRGNEARTRAPDGQGLGLHIAFRAAELHGYSMKLGPSEHGGLEVMFEIKR, encoded by the coding sequence ATGTCACGTACAACGCCGTGCGATACAATCGGCCCGGAGGTCATGTGGCGATTGTGTTGGAGGAGGGGGGGTGGTTTTTCATTGCGGGTGATCGACGATGGGCCTGGCATTGCGCCGGAGGTGTTATCGCGGCTCGTGGAGCGTGGTTATCGAGGGAACGAGGCTCGGACGCGCGCGCCGGACGGGCAGGGGCTCGGGCTGCACATTGCGTTTCGGGCGGCCGAGCTGCACGGTTATTCGATGAAGCTCGGGCCGTCGGAGCATGGTGGGCTCGAGGTGATGTTCGAGATCAAGCGTTGA
- a CDS encoding beta-propeller domain-containing protein, producing the protein MFTRTKKYSAWSLIAITLGAAAIGCSSTPSDEGADGFISDSPFGGIGRGGEDASAGTGGGEMSPGNDNNSGDGGAQKAIQEADIIQVEGNKLYALSQYGGLSIIDMSNPSNLSMLGHYPIQGTPFEMYLQGGVVYAMFSSFGQWECDANYINCNYIQSSHIEALNVQNPANIVQIGTFDLPGEISDSRIVGDVLYAVSYENGYCWNCADTPTTTVTSINVANPADIAVVDSVGFDSSDPNGYGWGRRSVTVTPDRMFIAGIEWDGNSQGHSTIQIVDIADPGGVLHVGASVEAKGMIESRWQMDEHQGVLRVISQPGLWENGVPTVQTFQINSSDSISPMASLDLTLPKPERLRSARFDGTKLYAITAEQTDPLFTIDVSNPAQPVQMGELELPGWIYHLEPRGDRLFALGYDNANPEGSMNVSLFDVSNFANPTLINRVAFGGDWSWAPEDQDRIHKAFKIDMTLGAIFVPYGAYSWNEENGYYGCSQVESGIQIVDFTLNSLTKRGMAPLDGFARRALIHQGKLFSVSDSEVSSYDITNRDNPSRLDRIGLSAWVNQSALVGSHIVRVSADWWTSAATLDVVPANDPSRVEALGRLDLKDVVGSEDDNDCYGWGYFYGAQLYSLDQSRVAIAWSTYPYYYWDEAGGGGSSVAKTHVVVVNIANPAAPIVEGRVSMPFSTEMWSQWGSLDGGQAIVQIGNKLVFRRIQRSANGAEEQAWLETVDLSNPAMPVQLASRKLPDGTGHSLLIKNGSHVLTSHWEPVPGQGNKVKFYLDSVSYASGQPGAVSSKNVPGALLAYDAASTHALTIDYKRISVPVQNPDTCYQTYGWNTWLEESGGSYTCSYMEQTLKLIDVNANNVTVLDTDTLDNNVSFYGTRVTESRVFSQSYRYTANSSEYSVFVIGDISGNSIQSAWHDLPQQDYMWAVAAQDDRLVLASGSKPGIHVLDATDLADMTLAKKGDVTNYVQNVTLDGNSALCAMGPYGLEVIDIQ; encoded by the coding sequence ATGTTTACACGCACGAAAAAGTATTCGGCTTGGTCACTCATTGCAATTACCCTCGGCGCCGCAGCCATCGGTTGCAGCTCGACCCCCTCCGACGAGGGCGCTGATGGATTCATTTCCGATTCACCCTTTGGCGGCATTGGTCGAGGCGGCGAGGATGCATCCGCGGGCACCGGCGGCGGTGAAATGAGCCCGGGAAACGATAACAACTCGGGCGACGGTGGCGCGCAAAAGGCCATTCAAGAAGCGGATATCATCCAGGTCGAGGGCAACAAGCTTTATGCCCTCTCCCAATACGGCGGCCTGTCGATCATCGACATGTCGAATCCCTCGAATCTCTCGATGCTCGGCCATTACCCGATTCAGGGCACGCCCTTCGAGATGTACCTGCAAGGCGGCGTCGTTTACGCCATGTTCTCGTCGTTTGGCCAATGGGAATGCGACGCGAATTACATCAACTGCAACTACATCCAATCGAGCCACATCGAAGCGCTCAACGTCCAAAACCCGGCAAACATCGTGCAAATCGGCACCTTCGACTTGCCCGGCGAAATCTCGGATTCGCGCATCGTCGGGGACGTGCTTTATGCGGTTTCCTACGAAAATGGTTATTGCTGGAACTGCGCCGATACGCCCACCACGACGGTCACTTCCATCAACGTCGCGAATCCTGCGGACATTGCCGTCGTCGACAGCGTCGGTTTCGATAGCTCCGATCCCAATGGTTATGGCTGGGGCAGGCGCAGCGTCACCGTCACGCCCGATCGCATGTTCATTGCGGGCATCGAATGGGACGGAAATAGCCAGGGACATTCCACCATTCAAATCGTCGATATTGCAGATCCCGGTGGGGTCTTGCACGTGGGCGCATCCGTCGAAGCGAAAGGCATGATCGAAAGTCGCTGGCAAATGGACGAACACCAAGGTGTCCTGCGCGTCATCAGTCAGCCTGGTCTTTGGGAAAATGGCGTTCCCACGGTGCAAACCTTCCAAATCAATTCATCGGACTCCATTTCCCCGATGGCTTCGCTCGACCTCACGTTGCCCAAGCCCGAGCGACTTCGATCGGCGCGATTCGACGGCACGAAACTTTATGCCATCACCGCCGAGCAAACCGATCCGCTCTTCACGATCGACGTCTCGAATCCGGCGCAGCCCGTTCAAATGGGTGAGCTCGAATTGCCCGGCTGGATTTACCACTTGGAACCGCGAGGCGATCGCCTTTTCGCGCTTGGCTACGACAACGCGAATCCCGAAGGTTCGATGAACGTGTCGCTCTTCGACGTCTCGAACTTTGCAAACCCCACGCTCATCAATCGCGTTGCATTCGGCGGCGATTGGTCGTGGGCTCCCGAAGATCAGGATCGTATCCACAAGGCGTTCAAGATCGACATGACGCTCGGCGCGATCTTCGTCCCGTACGGTGCCTATTCCTGGAACGAAGAAAATGGATATTATGGCTGCTCGCAGGTCGAAAGCGGCATTCAGATCGTCGACTTCACGCTGAATTCGCTCACCAAGCGTGGCATGGCGCCGCTCGATGGTTTTGCCCGTCGAGCTCTCATTCACCAGGGCAAACTCTTCAGCGTATCCGATTCCGAAGTCAGCTCGTACGACATCACGAACCGTGACAATCCTTCGCGCCTCGATCGGATTGGTTTGTCGGCGTGGGTCAACCAATCCGCTCTCGTCGGCTCGCACATCGTCCGCGTTTCCGCAGATTGGTGGACCAGCGCTGCGACGCTCGACGTCGTTCCCGCGAATGATCCGAGCCGCGTCGAAGCGCTTGGCCGTCTGGATCTCAAAGACGTCGTCGGCTCGGAAGACGATAACGACTGTTATGGCTGGGGCTACTTCTATGGCGCACAGCTTTATTCGCTCGATCAAAGCCGAGTTGCCATTGCGTGGTCCACGTATCCCTATTACTATTGGGACGAAGCGGGTGGCGGCGGAAGCAGTGTCGCCAAGACGCACGTCGTCGTCGTGAACATCGCCAATCCGGCCGCACCCATCGTCGAAGGACGCGTTTCGATGCCGTTCTCGACCGAAATGTGGAGTCAATGGGGCTCGCTCGATGGCGGACAAGCCATTGTGCAAATCGGAAACAAGCTCGTCTTCCGGCGCATCCAGCGTTCGGCAAATGGTGCCGAAGAACAGGCGTGGCTCGAAACGGTGGATTTGTCGAATCCGGCAATGCCCGTGCAATTGGCTTCGCGCAAGCTCCCTGATGGCACAGGGCATTCGCTGCTCATCAAGAATGGTTCCCATGTGCTCACGTCGCATTGGGAGCCCGTTCCTGGTCAAGGAAACAAGGTAAAGTTTTATCTGGACAGCGTTTCGTATGCGTCGGGTCAGCCCGGTGCGGTTTCGTCCAAAAACGTGCCAGGCGCATTGCTCGCGTACGATGCGGCTTCCACGCATGCGCTCACCATCGATTACAAGCGCATCAGCGTCCCCGTCCAGAATCCGGACACCTGTTATCAGACGTATGGCTGGAATACGTGGCTCGAAGAATCAGGTGGCTCGTACACCTGCTCGTACATGGAGCAAACGCTAAAGCTCATCGATGTCAATGCAAACAACGTCACCGTGCTCGATACCGATACGCTCGATAACAACGTCAGCTTCTATGGCACTCGAGTGACCGAGAGCCGCGTGTTTTCGCAATCGTACCGATACACCGCCAACAGCTCCGAATATTCGGTCTTCGTCATTGGCGACATCAGCGGCAACTCCATTCAATCCGCGTGGCACGACCTGCCTCAGCAGGATTACATGTGGGCCGTTGCGGCTCAAGACGATCGATTGGTGCTCGCGAGCGGCTCGAAACCCGGCATTCATGTGCTCGATGCGACGGATTTGGCTGACATGACGCTCGCAAAGAAAGGCGACGTTACGAACTACGTGCAAAACGTCACGCTCGATGGCAATAGCGCTCTCTGCGCCATGGGTCCGTACGGCCTCGAAGTCATCGACATTCAGTGA